cctctacgcaaaataatgaagttcatgtatgttatgtatgtacaagtatgcaagtatgtttatgaaagttttcacgttattgcacgtctaagttatgtacgtatgatcatgtttagtgtaagttcaagtttcaattatgtatgttctattttaaatttgaatgtggttttattacgtattattcgttactccaagtttatacgtgttgagtctttagactcactagacttgatcggtgcaggtgaggatgattatgaggaggctggaggtggtgaccaaggggcaggcttggactgagtaggaggctagacccgaggaccgccaagttttagttttatgaaaatgttcaaatacttttgtcgaactttaaatttcaaatcttttggtTGCAACAACTTGtgagacgtacagtttatttCTTTTATCGAATTTGAATGTTCacgtttatttaagaaaatttttaattttccgcaaattttgagtaGAAAAACTACGGTACGTTACACCAGCAGTCACTTCTGCCACCACCTCTTCTACTGCTCCAACCTTCAGACCCTCGTCTGGAGTTGTTATTCGTGAATCAACTGCAAGGTCTTCTGCTTTTCGACCTATGTTGTCTGCCTCATTTTTagataaaggcaaagggaaacTTGTTACAGAACCACAATTTCATGGCGCCAAATCATCTGTTTTAACTGGTATTGATCTTCATCTGGAAGAGATTGAAAGATCTGCCAATGAAGGGATGACCttctttgatgattggcatAAGGTTCGAGTTTTTCATCCTCTCACATTCTTCTGAACACGAGGTGCATTAAGTAAAATGGTAAAGAATGAAGAAAAGGTGTTTAAACTTGCCAAGACTGAATATGTGATTGAAGCCATGAAACGCCGAGGTTTCATTCTTGAGCAGATGAAACGACAAAAGCTGGAATCAGTTTTGAAGACTCTTCAGTCAAATTTTGATGCTATGATTCCAactgctgctcaggatcagaatATGATCCACATTCTATCTGACCGTTTGAGAATAATTAATGAGCAACTTCTTACTCAAGAACAGACATTTGGAGAACCTATACCGTATTCAGTAGGCTTCATTCCAGACTTTGCTCAGACTgagccagttgaggaaaggacTACAGCTCCACCAGAAGCTAAAGTCTCTAGTACTCTTGCATCTCCGAAgcagcctactcagtcttcttCTCTCCTATCTGTTCGTGAATTGGCTTCAGTGGATGAAGTCATTCAGTTTATCGTTGTTACTGTATCTGCTGCATCAGAAGCCGCTCAGGCTAATGATTTAGTTCAACCAATAGCTCTTCCAGCAGAACACCATTTAGCAGAATCAGATGCTGCCCCATCTCAATCATTGccaaatttagagattttttctGCAGAAATGGTAGCCATCCTGAATGTTCCAATTCCAGCAGCTGGAACAACTAGAGGCCATGGAAGCCAAGCAACCAGAAGAAAGAACACTTCCTGAACCCTCTGCTGTTGCTGAAAGATCTTCTACTAGACAGACTACTGCTATTTCTACTGCCCCTACAGATCCTGTTTCTTCTACTGCAATTGTTGTCCTTCCTACTGATTCACCTTGTCGCATTTCTCATGTTGCGCATATTGCTGAAATCTCGGAACGCTTACTCGCAAGAACTCCATCACCGGAAGAAGAGCACTTCGATCTTTAGTCTGAGATTGATACTTTGAGACGAAATATTGAAAAAGTTTCAGAGATCATCAAACATTTGTCTTACGTTCATGCTGGTGAAGTCAGTGCCACCAAATTTTTCTATGACCGCAtttcaaaacaattttttaaCACGGCTGAATCTTTGGCAAAACTTGAAGTTGACTCAAGCCTTTTCAGGAAAAAACGTTTTGTCCAGTCATGCTAACATCATGCTCAGTCAATCAGGTGTTATTCGAACTGTCGCTGATCATGAGTCGTCTCTACGCTCCATTTCCACTAAAGTGGAGGCTACTGATTTGAAGCTGGAATCTATTGAcgccaagattgagtcccaatctcaatccCTTCAAGCCATAAATGATCGTGTTTTGAATCAAGTCCCATTCTTggagatgatgaatgatagcaTTATCAGTCTATCTGGACGAATGGATGAACTTCTTACTCgcattgatgccaaaaaggggaaaACAGTAGAACGGAGGACAGATAAAAGGACAGAGGAAGGTAGATTAGGAGGACATCATCAAGCAGAATCATCCTTCAGAAgccaagatcctcaggatgatGATGCACTATTCAAAGATATTGGGACTGATGATTAATCTTCTGAATAATACTCTCTTGAACTCTGCTTTACTATTGACTTTTCAAATATTTGGTTATTATTTTTATCTGTTTTTGATCTAAATGTTCTCTTTTTCatactaacttctaggttttggcatcaccacaaatgggaaaattgatagacttaattgaattgtggtgatgatagtcaaaaccagtagatcgctttagtaaaaccagaagataatataaaagcagaagttctcgtatcgccttaacaaagcagtactcttcgagtacttatcagcttagaaaaacagaagcagaacttgacttctactgaatcagaacctaacgatcttatattaaatgttaccgttactttaccaagtacaaagtattaaatgcatcattaatgctgaacaaagtcatttaataagTTTTAACAAatgtggtatgaaacaagatgattgttctgaagctttttgcaggaacctctttaggtaataaagctgattttatcagaagtcaaagaagccgttttgcttatagacgttggattcaagacttctataaatacacaagatcaacGACATTTATAGGTTACCGATACCGAAACAACGTTTACATTCTTTCATATACGAACGtcgatttgagcactcagaactacttatcatcttcaagctcaatatacagaaaagcagcacacgcttcactttagttatctgatcttttaagatcatattgtgctgactgtttcttactctctctacaatcatattcaagttactacatctttgagaagagtttgtaatctggaaaagagtcttttctagAACTCTGGTATATTCATATTATCGTgctgagaaactaagagtttcagtaggcgaaggataagtcctgctgaagtgggtgtgtacaagtgttgtactgtaaaaaccaaagtcttttagtgatagtactccattggatcgttttcgcactatttattgtgatctgctggatttaCTCTCAAACAAGaatagctataatctctaacaggattctcgCATCATTTGCAAAAACGACcgtcaaaggaaagagtttattcacacacccccccccccccccccccctctaaactctatttCGATCCCCAACAATATTTGTTTTCTATAATTTCAGATTTTAGGTGAATTATCGAATCCAACTGGTGggttaagttatttattgaataaaaatttCAATGATGAAACTTTAGATGAAGTAGAAGGAACAAACAAGTTGTGAGCATGATTTCACCCGAACATATTGGAGTGCATTTTAAGTTACTAGCAAGAAGCACGTACGATACAcgtaaatattaattatttaataataattaaaatttacgtGCATCGTACATGCTTCTTGCTAGTAACTTAAAATGCACTCCAATATGTTCGGGTGAAAACATGCtttgcttttttaaaaaaataaattgaatcatttttttatttatctagGTTTAGTCTTTTGTCATATTagacgaataaattaattaagaacttatataccttactttcaaaattgtttctcaaattaaaattcaaaatgttgattttatgttatataataaattataatgagcATAATATATAGAACTAATTGAactgaaacaaattttgaaaatatatatatctaagCACAACGTATAAGGTATAATAACCTAAAAATCAAccaaattatggattttataaatgcataaatcataatttatataagtgaagCACACAAATgacaaataattatcaatttaaaatatttgtaacTAACTCATCAAAATATTATCGAAACTAATGAAACGataatattgataataaaatataacctataatattcaatttaaatattatttaacctCATAAAGAACTTTTTACTTTTGCTTTTAGAATTATATATCATagataaattaattttcatatacattagttaatgaataattttttaaaaagtatataatttatatttttcattaatccATCCATTACGAattattgttatatatataaaatgtacTTGTATGTGTTTAGTGATTGTATATTGTTGAGATCGGGAAACAGTTTAGAAGAGGGTGAATActctttaaaaaatattagtttttaaaatttgttttcaatcatttttaggcggttgaaagatGTAGGACCGAgagcttgccgctttaccaaaagctatagctagtggtaatggtgcaactcaaatcttttaaaccgcacagcagctagagcaccatggttcgatcactctaccaagcaaggacaattattgcacccaacaatctctctTCCATTAATTGCACTCCTTGAAATCAATGCGAATCGAACTCATGACCTTGGCTCTAATACCAATTCTAGGACtaagcgcttgccgctttacaaaaaaatagctggtggtaatggtgcaactcaaatattttaaatcgcacagcagctcaagtatcatggttcgatcgctctaccaagcagggacaattattgtacccaacaaaatattttctcaaacgGTTAGAAATATGAACTACGTGAAAAGTGCGAAAGACGGTTAAATATTCCTAATGATATTTTCAACCGGTTGGCAATCTAAACAACAAGATATAGTTTGAAATGTAAAAACTTGTGAAAATTAAAGACATGGgaaatttatggatgttcgaaaaaAAACACTCtaacgtcaccccttcttcctctatTGGAaagattccactaaaagactttgtcTTTACAAAACTCTTTGCAACAACCTACttcaatcaggacttatcacactacctgttttggaactcttagtgtcactttacacttctggattgTAAGAACCCTCAGttcatgtaatgcccgagatttaatatcgtgttaaattacaattattgattttaatcgagacgattatgaaagggataaccgagacacgaaatgagatcgcgtgtgaaaattatCAGACACCActattaatcaaataaccaaaaggttattGATGCAAGTAAACAATATGTTTTAGTAGCAGGAATTTGATCGTTGAATGATTAAATAACTTTCTGTTGAGTGCGTGCTTGATGAGCGATGACGTATATGATCTTTGATTGCGCTCAAATTCTTTAAGTATGCAGGCTTGAAGATGATCATACTGTTGAAAGCTTAATGATTATGTATCGCGTTATTGTTTTTCTTGCATACTTCCAACTCTTCTTATATAAGTTGTCATTCCAACGGTCGGAAAGAGATGAGTAACGTTAACCTGTAATACTTCTAACTCTTCTTATTTGTATGTACttagtgattgtatatgtatgtaCATTGGACAATTCAAATTATGTGTTTTCTATGATCcattttttaatatcaaataggTCTTAGTATTGAACATTtgaaattatttgttttttaaGTTTTACAGTTGTATGATAGTCAAATTATATGCAATATTTCTGTCAGTTATTTGGCTTtggatttttttcttaaaatttcataaatagttaatatatatatatatatatatatatattaactatttatgaaatgtatatatatatattaaaaattataaatcaaaagatcacatgtattgaatttataaatttgtctgagatataatttttaaaaaaaatgcttctattatctatttttaaatttcaaataaaacttCCATAAAATATGTGATACGATGAAACTGAATGTTTAACAGTTTTGTCTTAAATTTATATAGTAtgagagctgattttgaaactgaagctaagaaattattttagtttttattttgttttcattttttttgaaaaccATGGTCAGGTTTAACTTTAGACCCTTAACGCCTAAATCTTAAACTTTCTTAGTAGATGTTTCCAATACTACTAAATTTtgtttattgaatttataaatttgtccgatatatatatttttaaaaagtgctaccaaaatctttaaatttctTATTATAATTAACTCTCTAAATTTTTCTATCAGattcatattttatgatattattaataGATTAACATTcctaattatttatataaattatactaaataatttattaaattctttactttcaattcttggttaaaaataataaaatatattagtatTACATttcatattataatattattatacaCTTATCATGTTATTGTATTATTgcgtataattatttttttcttatacCTTCTTGTGATACTATAATTTATTACTAATTAGAAACTAcgctaaaatataattataaaattgccttaaaatcataaaataacatgtctacattagaaagataaaatatttaaaggtAGTATAAAAATGGATTATTTGACAAAATTAATATAGGAGTTACATTTTATTCTTAAAGttatatcaaatattataatCAATGTATATTGTATTGATAATTCATTAGCATTTATTCgactattaattatatattatgtatAATTATGCTACTAATTAATTACATATTAGGtggaataaataaaaaaatatgatattttatttttacactTACAATAATTagaactttatatatatatctttattAAATTTTTGGATTTGTATTGACGAGGAGgtcatttttatcttttgacAATTGAAAAACATGGCAAATGATCTACAATtttgtatgtatataaataaaaaaaaatatttttattatcaaacataaattcatttttaatgcaTAGGTTTCCCATAAATtgtgtaaaaaaaattcatgcaattaatctaacaATACACAATTTAAGGGGATagtagaaaatttacaatgaaaaactttgttattctTTTTATACTTTTATAAGTGTAatagttaaatatatattcttttaatatttttaataattttttaaaattaaaaaatttatttttaaattattttttcttaGATTTATGTATCAAGAAAATGTTATTTctctaatatatttttattatcaaatatctattcaatttttatttaacattattttcaaagtttctgATGTTGtaattttctattaaaaaataaaagcacTATTATAATCTTCATGTATTTAATGATTGTGTAgaaaattttcatgcaattaatctaacaACAATTTATGAGAATAGTAGAAAATTTACAATTAAAAACTTTGTTATTCTTTTTACACTTTTATAAGCATAATGCTTATAAatgttaaatatatattcttttaatatttttaaagaaaaatataatttttaattaaaaaatctattcttttaatattttttgtaagaATTATGtatgaagaaaatattatttctctaatgtattttttattatcgaatatctattcaatttttatgtaatattattttcaaaatttcttattttacaattttctattaaaaaaataaaaacattatGATTCTCATGTGTTTAATgagttcaaaaaaataaatgcatcaattaaataaataatcaatacattacaaattaaatatctcaaatttgtccCTAAATTTTATATACATTTTCCACCAATGCCCATGCAATGAATACAAACAATGCACAGTTTTTGGGCAATGTAGTAAAATTACAATGCAAAAACTGTGTCAATCATATGTACTTTTATTGATACATTGTTAGAATATAAAAGGAAATGTGAGATGAAAAATAACGATTTTGCCTCGTCatcaacaaaaatatatatatatacacatgtggaataataaaaattagttaTAGTATCTTATTTAACtaataaataaacttagcaATGATATAAtagtaaatttattaatatttaaaaacttaGACGGTGAATCTTGCAACTTATTTGGTCCATTGTTTGTATGACATTTACCTTATTGCTTCGTAATTATTTTTCTTAACGTGAATTTGTATTGCTTCCAAAGGTGTAcaacaaataaataaacttagcaCGAATATAAtagtaaatttattaatatttagaAGCTAATCACATATTCAAAATGTTAAATCAAACAATCTTATTAAGATCACATAATGTTTGATTAATAATATATCAACCTTATTATCTATACCATAATCAATCATTTATTTATCTCATCACTCGTACCAAACACACCGTCGGAGgattatttttcataaaaaaacagGTTTATTTTGCTAACTATCACTATTTCACGGAAGCCAGTTTCCCGTCAATGACCCAGAATTTATTGAAGTTTTGAGAAAATAGGGAGGAGAAAGATGCAATTGAAGAAACAAGTCACCCAACTATCCACGACACCGGCCAGACAGGACATGCGTCCCACTAAAATCGAGACCAAGTGATTGTAGTTATAAACAAGAAATGGCAGATAAAGATGGTTCATACCCAttgattaaaaattaaaaaaagaaaaaactcAGGACAGAAATTCATATTTATGCGATGCGAGTCCTCTCAAGGACAAAGTAGATTCATCAGAGCCAACTATTTATAAAAAGAGTAAAATGAATCTTTGTCTTCTCTAGTGAACTACATCCGTCGAAAGTTGCATGATACTCAAGTAATCAATCGAAAGTTACCTCCTCTATGATGCTAATATCTTCTATTGACTGGGATTTTGGTTCCAAATCTATAAACTGGTTAGACATACTAGCAAGGTGTGAAATGCTGACTCTACCTTCACGCTTGATGTAATCAGCTACAGCTTTCATTTCTTCCAATgagatgtatatgtattttccTCTATCGTCCATTACACCAGATAATCTTCCTGAGAAATTTTAAAACACTCAAATTGGGATTTTTCTGTAAAGGAGAACAAAACTTTGATGGCCAGATAAAGTGAATATACAAGTTTCTATCATGTGTGGAAATCAATGCAAAATGTTGGTCGTGTAACAAGAACGAGAGGAAAAGAGTAAATACCCATATCTTCTAGAGAAGTTATCCGATTGATACACTCCTGCATCCAGAAAATGATATCACGTGAGAAAAGCCAACAAAGACAACTACTGTGGCATCAGTCCAAAGTCCAAACGTTTGAGACAGTAAACCTTTTTGTCGTTTTACCATGAAATGAAACATGCAAACAGATCTGAAATCAACTTTTAAGTGACCATAACATGTGACAAGTtagtttttctttatttaattatccaaatttcaaataattgtgTTGCTTCAATCAGATAAAAATATTGCCATCTTCAGATGTCTGAGAAAGGGGTAAAGGAAAAGGATGCAAGAGCTACCTGAGTTCTCAACTTAAACTCCGCAGCAATATCCTCTAGGGGAACACATTTATGCTTCTGAAAATCAGATGAAAAAATAAGGAGAACCGCATCAGTTCCTCTCCCAATCAAATGTGATTCTCATATATTTACATCATATCTCCAAATGATTAACAGCTATGAATGTCAGATAGATGCATGAAATCGAAAAGAAGAGGTCATATACCTCAGATCAAGAAAGCTGACATCCACACATTCATAATATCACGCActtgaaattataataaaaaaaggtgagccttaattatattataaagaAATAAATGGGTCACACTTAAACAACCTTGATGTATTCAACAAAATCAAACAGCAGACCCTGGCTTCCATCCTGCACTTCATTTTCTGTTGTGCCTTCAGCATCAACAGAAAATTCTCCTTTCCACTTATCAAACTCTAACGCAGCAACCTCTTCCTCCTTAGCTTTCTGAGCTTTGGCTTCTTCTTCCTGAATGCGTGGTGCTCCAATTTTTACAATTAATCACAGTATTTTTTTACATAATCTTGTAAAAAAAACCTCGATCAACTAACCAGCATCTGTTCACGAGCTTCACGCTCCTCATCCTTCCTTCTCCTCATCTCTTCATATCGATCTTGTTTTGATCTCCTTGAGTCTTGTGCAGCCTCATCAGCCTAGGAGATATTAAAAATGATAAGACGTCAATATATGAGAACATGAAACATTGATGCTGCCAGAAATACAAGAAAATACAGGACATTATACTGAACATTGGAGGCAATCATCATATTTAAACATAAAGATATACCCAGCATAGCATATTGGACTTactatgaaataaaaatatttccagcatatatgagGTTCAGCATTTAATTTTTCTGCTTTGATATTTTAATTGAAAAGCAAGCAAGAACATTTTGTGAGGTTCAATACATCTCATAAACACAAAACTAATGCAGCGCAAAATCAAGAAACGGAGAACTTTTACCTGGCGCTGTGCTTCACGCTCCTGccgtttcttttcctttttctttgaaGCTTTAGCAGTGTAGTATCCATCAGCAGCTGGTTCGTCGTCACTTCCATCAAGAGGTTCTATATTAACGTAAAGTTAAAAcctaattttcattatttacaaACAAAGCTGTaaactggaaaaaaaaaaaataggccCTTCTCCTGACTCCCTTGCCAGATAGTAATTTAAGAACATTACCTGTTTACAAATGAAACAGAATCTTTACAAAAAAAACTTTGGCAATTTCAAGGATGACAATGCCTCCAGAAAGTAAGGAAAAAGAAACAATATCATAGACTCGTTATGGCAAATATCTCATGCCTTTTCTGATCTTTATACAAGTGTGAATTTACATCTCAAGGAAAACAGCACACAAGTCCTTAAATTCTAGAAAGGACTCTCCAGAAATTTAGATATCTAGTCTATTGCTCTCTACATGGCCCATGCCAAACATTCTGGAGGCCACAAGCCAAAGTTATGGTCCCCATCTAGAAGAAACCTTCACCTTTCAGCACTTAATTGATTTGTTAAACTTCACAATTCAATTGGAACACCATAGTGAGTCGGATGGATTCAAATTCACGATACAAAGAAATTAATGGCCAACCTCCAGATAAAATAATACCAACCTTGGATTCACCAACCATCAATGTTGATAAGTATAATAAACGCTGATAATCAGCCCCAGATTAGCATCATCAAACAAAAATCAAATCCAAACTGAATGGTAGTGCTTtgtgagaaaaatattttgttggcAAGGGTGCGTAACGGCACTTCAAGAGAAATTCCATAAAAAACTATAATATGCTGTTTAGTAAAAATGCCAAAACTACCGAAGAGATtagacaataaaaaataataaaaactagGTTGGATAAGCAAGCCGTGTCCTAAAAAATGCGTTTCGTCTGACAAAGATCGAATTTCCCACTAAAACATGGAAATCAACACCAAGCCAGaagcaaaataacaatttaaaacgCAAATAAAGCCTAAGAAAAAGCAAAGGAGAGAACCTTCCACAGTTGCAACGGCTGATGATGTGCTGGCAGCAGAAGCAGCCGGCCTTCTGCGCATTCGGCGCGTATTCCCACCTGCCCTCATCACTCTTTCCCCTTGTACATTCTGTAAGAAATGTAAAATGGTGATTTAACGGGAAAAAATCAACATGATTCAATACAAACTCCAAAGAGCTATGAAACCACAAATTCTCCACAGAAAAGAGTCATCGCACACAGATACTACGAAAATCCTATAAATTAATCATAAAATCCAGTAACATGCAActtaataaaatgaaattgcACCTGAGGCTCTTCTTCATGCTGATGAGAAAGGCGAGAATCAACACGGCGTCTCCAGAAATAAAGAGGGATCAAGGATAGAACCATGAACATCATCAGTATCGCGACTAAAAATTCCTCCATTCTTCCCCTGGTCACTCAGAATTCAACACAACAGAAAACAAAGAAGCGAAGAGCAGATTTATCATGAATTAATCGAAAGGTGAATGATCAAGATGGTCTGAAATCCCAGCGCACAAAACGAGGTGAAGGGTTTTGGGAGTCTAGAGATCAGGAATTTTTTTGtccttttttatataaaaataataattgttgaaaaatatatttaaaatgtgattattgaatatttgaatgttgaatatttgaatgttgaaaataagagttgtaaatattgaaaattagtgtgtgatgatgtaggtaatgatgtattttatttttggattatttgtaaagattttctataaatagatctctcatttgtgaagaaaaacacaattgagtagagagaaaaatattataaagtgtgtagtttagtaaattttgagagtttgagatttttactttttaccataaatttttactttttcacaacacgttatcagcacgaagctctaaaagtcctacatacttttccaagctccaaacagaagaaaaaggtaacaaaaataattatatttattttactgttatttatttattgtgtatttatttaatatacaatataatgttattattagaaataataaaaataaatttttcataaacttgttataaatcctgggaggatgttaagacgacatcccacactcccggtaagggatacgacaagtataaaagcctataaggtttttaaacaaaataaattatgacactcattataatattatgatatgatatacataattatttaaacatgtctaatattatatatatcatattattatcataaaattatacaaatacatacctttattttttttgtaccccaacggtcataaatggtaaacaACGGCtattttttgccctataaatatgatctcacaaacacattccatcactccaactttctcttcttctctaaaaattattcatcatcaaatttttcgaagaaaaaagaagatggctttctcaaggttatttttaattattttggttatcatactcacgagtcttttattta
The Primulina tabacum isolate GXHZ01 chromosome 9, ASM2559414v2, whole genome shotgun sequence DNA segment above includes these coding regions:
- the LOC142555048 gene encoding DDRGK domain-containing protein 1 gives rise to the protein MEEFLVAILMMFMVLSLIPLYFWRRRVDSRLSHQHEEEPQNVQGERVMRAGGNTRRMRRRPAASAASTSSAVATVEEPLDGSDDEPAADGYYTAKASKKKEKKRQEREAQRQADEAAQDSRRSKQDRYEEMRRRKDEEREAREQMLEEEAKAQKAKEEEVAALEFDKWKGEFSVDAEGTTENEVQDGSQGLLFDFVEYIKKHKCVPLEDIAAEFKLRTQECINRITSLEDMGRLSGVMDDRGKYIYISLEEMKAVADYIKREGRVSISHLASMSNQFIDLEPKSQSIEDISIIEEVTFD